One stretch of Clavelina lepadiformis chromosome 6, kaClaLepa1.1, whole genome shotgun sequence DNA includes these proteins:
- the LOC143461745 gene encoding gephyrin-like isoform X3 produces the protein MNCYRVVVKVNKIVPDETDEISKTLRDWADNLGLNLILTTGGTGFAPRDVTPEATRAVVDKLATGMSIAITMAACKVTPMAMLSRAVCGIRNNVLICNFPGSVKASSECLQVILPALPHGISLLLNKTSEVQRVHSNMARDGATQRMTESRRHQRHQHGVMSDIYAPSHQLNEGSMPNSSQMPSCLQRTNCTSSLSNSSVASLRRADSSHVRSRHSLTTNNGANPRAMSSHSLNAGSDVASLDGRSSHAASSHHASSSHHIPPVMAVQDEPVLISERDLDLEEDGSAVPDAQAVFMKTVRSPGRSHVSDSSTSGVYSSKNFSEGSVYSNEFSKVARRQRTSSYPMTSMDKAYGLVLNNSFPLPYIIKSYKDAFSHVLAEDVRAKGPLPPFPASVMDGYAVIAADTPGDLDVVGSSVCDRSNNTSRGNYLAPGQTIRVTTGAPLPLGADAVVPVEDTVLLSESDDGETELWVRILKSVTSGQDVRPIGNDIKTGEIVVKSGTRLGPSEIGLLACVGVTSVHVFKMPVVAVFSTGSELCDPDTQNLGPGEIRDSNRVALMLSLQQQGFSTLDMGIVPDEPQKLKDALLGACERADVVVTSGGVSMGEKDFLKPLLINIGATIHFGRVLMKPGKPTTFATIDTQNGKKSFFALPGNPVSAIVTLNLFVLPALRKLSGGSDLRPTIIKVKLSSDVRLDPRPEYQRVHLRWEPKDPTPWADSTGRQMSSRLLSMRKANALLMLPPKSDDCHTIKRGDIVDAMVIDRL, from the exons TTACAGAGTGGTTGTCAAGGTAAACAAGATCGTTCCAGATGAAACGGATGAAATATCA AAAACTTTGCGAGACTGGGCAGACAACCTTGGGCTTAACTTAATATTAACCACTGGTGGGACAGGGTTTGCTCCTAGAGACGTCACACCAGAAGCTACGAGGGCAGTGGTGGACAAACTAGCCACTGGTATGTCCATTGCAATTACGATGGCTGCATGTAAAGTAACACCAATGGCAATGCTATCAAG AGCTGTTTGCGGTATAAGAAACAACGTTTTAATTTGCAACTTTCCTGGAAGCGTCAAAGCTTCTTCG GAGTGCCTCCAAGTCATATTACCTGCATTGCCGCACGGGATTTCGCTCTTATTGAACAAAACCTCAGAAGTTCAACGCGTGCATAGCAACATGGCTCGCGATGGGGCTACACAAAGGATGACCGAATCGCGACGTCATCAACGACATCAGCACGGCGTCATGAGTGACATCTACGCACCAAGTCATCAACTTAACGAAGGATCAATGCCGAATTCAAGCCAAATGCCCAGTTGTTTACAGCGTACCAACTGCACATCGTCTCTGAGCAACAGCAGTGTTGCGTCATTGAGAAGGGCGGATTCAAGCCACGTTCGTTCGAGGCATTCACTCACCACAAAC AACGGCGCGAATCCGAGAGCCATGTCGTCGCATTCACTCAATGCTGGCTCTGATGTCGCATCTCTTGATGGACGTAGCTCGCATGCAGCAAGTAGCCACCACGCTTCATCGTCACATCATATACCGCCAGTCATGGCTGTACAGGACGAACCGGTCCTGATTTCAGAAAGAGATCTCGATTTGGAGGAGGACGGGTCAGCAGTCCCTGATGCACAG GCTGTTTTTATGAAGACGGTCAGGTCGCCCGGCAGAAGTCACGTGTCAGATTCGTCCACATCAGGTGTTTATTCAAGCAAAAATTTCTCTGAAGGAA GCGTGTATTcaaatgaattttcaaaagTGGCGAGACGACAGCGAACTTCCAGTTATCCTATGACCTCGATGGATAAAGCTTATGGTCTAGTTCTAAATAACTCCTTTCCTTTGCCGTACATTATTAAATCATACAAAG ACGCTTTTAGTCACGTTCTGGCCGAAGACGTCAGGGCCAAAGGACCACTACCCCCATTTCCGGCCTCAGTAATGGACGGTTATGCTGTAATAG CGGCAGACACACCTGGCGACCTTGACGTTGTTGGCTCGTCAGTGTGCGACCGCTCTAACAACACGTCACGTGGTAATTACCTAGCACCCGGTCAGACGATCCGCGTCACGACTGGAGCTCCACTGCCCCTGGGGGCGGACGCCGTGGTCCCGGTGGAGGACACCGTCTTGCTTTCGGAAAGTGACGAT GGTGAAACAGAGTTATGGGTTCGAATTTTGAAATCAGTGACGTCGGGCCAGGACGTTCGGCCGATAGGGAACGACATAAAAACCGGAGAAATTGTTGTGAAATCTGGTACCAGGCTCGGCCCCTCTGAGATTGGACTGCTGGCTTGTGTCGGGGTCACCAGTGTGCATGTGTTTAAGATGCCAGTGGTCGCCGTGTTTTCGACCGGTAGCGAG CTTTGTGATCCGGATACGCAAAATCTAGGTCCCGGAGAGATAAGAGATTCTAACAGGGTTGCGCTAATGCTATCGCTTCAACAACAGGGGTTCAGTACACTTGATATGGGTATAGTGCCGGATGAACCACAGAAACTAAAGGATGCTTTGCTTGGGGCATGTGAGAGGG CCGACGTGGTAGTCACCAGTGGCGGCGTCTCAATGGGAGAGAAAGATTTCTTGAAGCCGCTGCTCATCAATATTGGAGCTACGATCCACTTCGGCCGAGTGTTAATGAAACCGGG aaaaCCGACAACCTTCGCAACAATTGACACGCAGAACGGGAAAAAGAGCTTCTTTGCATTGCCTG GCAACCCCGTGTCAGCAATTGTCACTCTGAACCTGTTTGTTTTACCGGCCTTGCGCAAGCTAAGCGGGGGCAGTGACCTGCGCCCGACAATTATAAAAGTCAAG CTGTCATCTGATGTCCGGTTGGATCCCCGCCCCGAGTACCAGCGCGTCCATCTCCGATGGGAACCGAAGGACCCGACCCCCTGGGCAGACAGCACCGGGCGACAGATGAGCAGCAGGCTACTGAGCATGCGCAAGGCTAACGCTTTGCTCATGCTCCCTCCTAAATCAGATGACTGTCACACGATCAAACGAGGCGATATCGTAGATGCCATGGTCATAGACCGATTATGA
- the LOC143461745 gene encoding gephyrin-like isoform X1 encodes MYMANSGHWLKTARLDTGSMGTAESPDMSNSEPTIYAGVLTVSDRCSRGETQDFSGPKLQEILYNLENYRVVVKVNKIVPDETDEISKTLRDWADNLGLNLILTTGGTGFAPRDVTPEATRAVVDKLATGMSIAITMAACKVTPMAMLSRAVCGIRNNVLICNFPGSVKASSECLQVILPALPHGISLLLNKTSEVQRVHSNMARDGATQRMTESRRHQRHQHGVMSDIYAPSHQLNEGSMPNSSQMPSCLQRTNCTSSLSNSSVASLRRADSSHVRSRHSLTTNNGANPRAMSSHSLNAGSDVASLDGRSSHAASSHHASSSHHIPPVMAVQDEPVLISERDLDLEEDGSAVPDAQAVFMKTVRSPGRSHVSDSSTSGVYSSKNFSEGSVYSNEFSKVARRQRTSSYPMTSMDKAYGLVLNNSFPLPYIIKSYKDAFSHVLAEDVRAKGPLPPFPASVMDGYAVIAADTPGDLDVVGSSVCDRSNNTSRGNYLAPGQTIRVTTGAPLPLGADAVVPVEDTVLLSESDDGETELWVRILKSVTSGQDVRPIGNDIKTGEIVVKSGTRLGPSEIGLLACVGVTSVHVFKMPVVAVFSTGSELCDPDTQNLGPGEIRDSNRVALMLSLQQQGFSTLDMGIVPDEPQKLKDALLGACERADVVVTSGGVSMGEKDFLKPLLINIGATIHFGRVLMKPGKPTTFATIDTQNGKKSFFALPGNPVSAIVTLNLFVLPALRKLSGGSDLRPTIIKVKLSSDVRLDPRPEYQRVHLRWEPKDPTPWADSTGRQMSSRLLSMRKANALLMLPPKSDDCHTIKRGDIVDAMVIDRL; translated from the exons TTACAGAGTGGTTGTCAAGGTAAACAAGATCGTTCCAGATGAAACGGATGAAATATCA AAAACTTTGCGAGACTGGGCAGACAACCTTGGGCTTAACTTAATATTAACCACTGGTGGGACAGGGTTTGCTCCTAGAGACGTCACACCAGAAGCTACGAGGGCAGTGGTGGACAAACTAGCCACTGGTATGTCCATTGCAATTACGATGGCTGCATGTAAAGTAACACCAATGGCAATGCTATCAAG AGCTGTTTGCGGTATAAGAAACAACGTTTTAATTTGCAACTTTCCTGGAAGCGTCAAAGCTTCTTCG GAGTGCCTCCAAGTCATATTACCTGCATTGCCGCACGGGATTTCGCTCTTATTGAACAAAACCTCAGAAGTTCAACGCGTGCATAGCAACATGGCTCGCGATGGGGCTACACAAAGGATGACCGAATCGCGACGTCATCAACGACATCAGCACGGCGTCATGAGTGACATCTACGCACCAAGTCATCAACTTAACGAAGGATCAATGCCGAATTCAAGCCAAATGCCCAGTTGTTTACAGCGTACCAACTGCACATCGTCTCTGAGCAACAGCAGTGTTGCGTCATTGAGAAGGGCGGATTCAAGCCACGTTCGTTCGAGGCATTCACTCACCACAAAC AACGGCGCGAATCCGAGAGCCATGTCGTCGCATTCACTCAATGCTGGCTCTGATGTCGCATCTCTTGATGGACGTAGCTCGCATGCAGCAAGTAGCCACCACGCTTCATCGTCACATCATATACCGCCAGTCATGGCTGTACAGGACGAACCGGTCCTGATTTCAGAAAGAGATCTCGATTTGGAGGAGGACGGGTCAGCAGTCCCTGATGCACAG GCTGTTTTTATGAAGACGGTCAGGTCGCCCGGCAGAAGTCACGTGTCAGATTCGTCCACATCAGGTGTTTATTCAAGCAAAAATTTCTCTGAAGGAA GCGTGTATTcaaatgaattttcaaaagTGGCGAGACGACAGCGAACTTCCAGTTATCCTATGACCTCGATGGATAAAGCTTATGGTCTAGTTCTAAATAACTCCTTTCCTTTGCCGTACATTATTAAATCATACAAAG ACGCTTTTAGTCACGTTCTGGCCGAAGACGTCAGGGCCAAAGGACCACTACCCCCATTTCCGGCCTCAGTAATGGACGGTTATGCTGTAATAG CGGCAGACACACCTGGCGACCTTGACGTTGTTGGCTCGTCAGTGTGCGACCGCTCTAACAACACGTCACGTGGTAATTACCTAGCACCCGGTCAGACGATCCGCGTCACGACTGGAGCTCCACTGCCCCTGGGGGCGGACGCCGTGGTCCCGGTGGAGGACACCGTCTTGCTTTCGGAAAGTGACGAT GGTGAAACAGAGTTATGGGTTCGAATTTTGAAATCAGTGACGTCGGGCCAGGACGTTCGGCCGATAGGGAACGACATAAAAACCGGAGAAATTGTTGTGAAATCTGGTACCAGGCTCGGCCCCTCTGAGATTGGACTGCTGGCTTGTGTCGGGGTCACCAGTGTGCATGTGTTTAAGATGCCAGTGGTCGCCGTGTTTTCGACCGGTAGCGAG CTTTGTGATCCGGATACGCAAAATCTAGGTCCCGGAGAGATAAGAGATTCTAACAGGGTTGCGCTAATGCTATCGCTTCAACAACAGGGGTTCAGTACACTTGATATGGGTATAGTGCCGGATGAACCACAGAAACTAAAGGATGCTTTGCTTGGGGCATGTGAGAGGG CCGACGTGGTAGTCACCAGTGGCGGCGTCTCAATGGGAGAGAAAGATTTCTTGAAGCCGCTGCTCATCAATATTGGAGCTACGATCCACTTCGGCCGAGTGTTAATGAAACCGGG aaaaCCGACAACCTTCGCAACAATTGACACGCAGAACGGGAAAAAGAGCTTCTTTGCATTGCCTG GCAACCCCGTGTCAGCAATTGTCACTCTGAACCTGTTTGTTTTACCGGCCTTGCGCAAGCTAAGCGGGGGCAGTGACCTGCGCCCGACAATTATAAAAGTCAAG CTGTCATCTGATGTCCGGTTGGATCCCCGCCCCGAGTACCAGCGCGTCCATCTCCGATGGGAACCGAAGGACCCGACCCCCTGGGCAGACAGCACCGGGCGACAGATGAGCAGCAGGCTACTGAGCATGCGCAAGGCTAACGCTTTGCTCATGCTCCCTCCTAAATCAGATGACTGTCACACGATCAAACGAGGCGATATCGTAGATGCCATGGTCATAGACCGATTATGA
- the LOC143461745 gene encoding gephyrin-like isoform X2: MYMANSGHWLKTARLDTGSMGTAESPDMSNSEPTIYAGVLTVSDRCSRGETQDFSGPKLQEILYNLENYRVVVKVNKIVPDETDEISKTLRDWADNLGLNLILTTGGTGFAPRDVTPEATRAVVDKLATGMSIAITMAACKVTPMAMLSRAVCGIRNNVLICNFPGSVKASSECLQVILPALPHGISLLLNKTSEVQRVHSNMARDGATQRMTESRRHQRHQHGVMSDIYAPSHQLNEGSMPNSSQMPSCLQRTNCTSSLSNSSVASLRRADSSHVRSRHSLTTNNGANPRAMSSHSLNAGSDVASLDGRSSHAASSHHASSSHHIPPVMAVQDEPVLISERDLDLEEDGSAVPDAQAVFMKTVRSPGRSHVSDSSTSGVYSNEFSKVARRQRTSSYPMTSMDKAYGLVLNNSFPLPYIIKSYKDAFSHVLAEDVRAKGPLPPFPASVMDGYAVIAADTPGDLDVVGSSVCDRSNNTSRGNYLAPGQTIRVTTGAPLPLGADAVVPVEDTVLLSESDDGETELWVRILKSVTSGQDVRPIGNDIKTGEIVVKSGTRLGPSEIGLLACVGVTSVHVFKMPVVAVFSTGSELCDPDTQNLGPGEIRDSNRVALMLSLQQQGFSTLDMGIVPDEPQKLKDALLGACERADVVVTSGGVSMGEKDFLKPLLINIGATIHFGRVLMKPGKPTTFATIDTQNGKKSFFALPGNPVSAIVTLNLFVLPALRKLSGGSDLRPTIIKVKLSSDVRLDPRPEYQRVHLRWEPKDPTPWADSTGRQMSSRLLSMRKANALLMLPPKSDDCHTIKRGDIVDAMVIDRL; the protein is encoded by the exons TTACAGAGTGGTTGTCAAGGTAAACAAGATCGTTCCAGATGAAACGGATGAAATATCA AAAACTTTGCGAGACTGGGCAGACAACCTTGGGCTTAACTTAATATTAACCACTGGTGGGACAGGGTTTGCTCCTAGAGACGTCACACCAGAAGCTACGAGGGCAGTGGTGGACAAACTAGCCACTGGTATGTCCATTGCAATTACGATGGCTGCATGTAAAGTAACACCAATGGCAATGCTATCAAG AGCTGTTTGCGGTATAAGAAACAACGTTTTAATTTGCAACTTTCCTGGAAGCGTCAAAGCTTCTTCG GAGTGCCTCCAAGTCATATTACCTGCATTGCCGCACGGGATTTCGCTCTTATTGAACAAAACCTCAGAAGTTCAACGCGTGCATAGCAACATGGCTCGCGATGGGGCTACACAAAGGATGACCGAATCGCGACGTCATCAACGACATCAGCACGGCGTCATGAGTGACATCTACGCACCAAGTCATCAACTTAACGAAGGATCAATGCCGAATTCAAGCCAAATGCCCAGTTGTTTACAGCGTACCAACTGCACATCGTCTCTGAGCAACAGCAGTGTTGCGTCATTGAGAAGGGCGGATTCAAGCCACGTTCGTTCGAGGCATTCACTCACCACAAAC AACGGCGCGAATCCGAGAGCCATGTCGTCGCATTCACTCAATGCTGGCTCTGATGTCGCATCTCTTGATGGACGTAGCTCGCATGCAGCAAGTAGCCACCACGCTTCATCGTCACATCATATACCGCCAGTCATGGCTGTACAGGACGAACCGGTCCTGATTTCAGAAAGAGATCTCGATTTGGAGGAGGACGGGTCAGCAGTCCCTGATGCACAG GCTGTTTTTATGAAGACGGTCAGGTCGCCCGGCAGAAGTCACGTGTCAGATTCGTCCACATCAG GCGTGTATTcaaatgaattttcaaaagTGGCGAGACGACAGCGAACTTCCAGTTATCCTATGACCTCGATGGATAAAGCTTATGGTCTAGTTCTAAATAACTCCTTTCCTTTGCCGTACATTATTAAATCATACAAAG ACGCTTTTAGTCACGTTCTGGCCGAAGACGTCAGGGCCAAAGGACCACTACCCCCATTTCCGGCCTCAGTAATGGACGGTTATGCTGTAATAG CGGCAGACACACCTGGCGACCTTGACGTTGTTGGCTCGTCAGTGTGCGACCGCTCTAACAACACGTCACGTGGTAATTACCTAGCACCCGGTCAGACGATCCGCGTCACGACTGGAGCTCCACTGCCCCTGGGGGCGGACGCCGTGGTCCCGGTGGAGGACACCGTCTTGCTTTCGGAAAGTGACGAT GGTGAAACAGAGTTATGGGTTCGAATTTTGAAATCAGTGACGTCGGGCCAGGACGTTCGGCCGATAGGGAACGACATAAAAACCGGAGAAATTGTTGTGAAATCTGGTACCAGGCTCGGCCCCTCTGAGATTGGACTGCTGGCTTGTGTCGGGGTCACCAGTGTGCATGTGTTTAAGATGCCAGTGGTCGCCGTGTTTTCGACCGGTAGCGAG CTTTGTGATCCGGATACGCAAAATCTAGGTCCCGGAGAGATAAGAGATTCTAACAGGGTTGCGCTAATGCTATCGCTTCAACAACAGGGGTTCAGTACACTTGATATGGGTATAGTGCCGGATGAACCACAGAAACTAAAGGATGCTTTGCTTGGGGCATGTGAGAGGG CCGACGTGGTAGTCACCAGTGGCGGCGTCTCAATGGGAGAGAAAGATTTCTTGAAGCCGCTGCTCATCAATATTGGAGCTACGATCCACTTCGGCCGAGTGTTAATGAAACCGGG aaaaCCGACAACCTTCGCAACAATTGACACGCAGAACGGGAAAAAGAGCTTCTTTGCATTGCCTG GCAACCCCGTGTCAGCAATTGTCACTCTGAACCTGTTTGTTTTACCGGCCTTGCGCAAGCTAAGCGGGGGCAGTGACCTGCGCCCGACAATTATAAAAGTCAAG CTGTCATCTGATGTCCGGTTGGATCCCCGCCCCGAGTACCAGCGCGTCCATCTCCGATGGGAACCGAAGGACCCGACCCCCTGGGCAGACAGCACCGGGCGACAGATGAGCAGCAGGCTACTGAGCATGCGCAAGGCTAACGCTTTGCTCATGCTCCCTCCTAAATCAGATGACTGTCACACGATCAAACGAGGCGATATCGTAGATGCCATGGTCATAGACCGATTATGA
- the LOC143461746 gene encoding uncharacterized protein LOC143461746, whose amino-acid sequence MEGALGNYLDNGLPRNEEEEENVLIEYVKEKDNLKVEISNKDKEIQKYKARVYDLQEKNDQLENRVKELQKTIDSTQASSNKSGTARPLTARTPQMQRARSAKQRGKTPVPPRRSNSKKNDSPAGSPVVNGTSSEETDKWREDAKALVRLKEIAQKFPELKLSVILTSETFFKESDINNDGTIDMQELENLLMKGGHLFTNKELAEIMNQIDVDKSGSIDFMEYLMVMDRIQQRKRVNLPQTLTRSKTCKIQ is encoded by the exons ATGGAAGGAGCTTTGGGGAATTATCTTGACAACGGTTTACCGCGTAATGAAGAAGAGGAAGAGAACGTGCTCATTGAATACGTGAAG GAAAAAGATAATTTGAAGGttgaaatttcaaacaaggataaggaaatacaaaaatacaaagcAAGAGTCTACGACCTTCAAGAGAAAAATGATCAACTCGAAAATCGAGTAAAAGAACTTCAAAAG ACAATTGACAGTACCCAAGCATCATCGAACAAGTCAGGCACAGCGCGCCCTTTAACAGCTAGAACTCCTCAGATGCAAAGAGCCCGATCTGCAAAACAACGAGGAAAAACACCAGTTCCTCCCAGACGGAGCAACAGTAAAAAGAACGACAGTCCTGCAGGATCGCCAGTGGTTAACGGCACCTCATCTGAAGAAACGGACAAATGGAGGGAAGATGCGAAAGCGTTGGTCAGATTAAAG GAGATCGCTCAAAAGTTTCCCGAACTAAAATTATCAGTGATATTGACGTCAGAGACGTTCTTCAAAGAATCTGACATCAACAACGACGGG ACAATAGATATGCAAGAGTTGGAAAACTTGCTGATGAAAGGAGGACATTTATTCACGAATAAAGAACTCGCTGAAATTATGAATCAAATTGACGTCGATAAAAGCGGTTCTATAGATTTTATGGAATACCTTATG GTCATGGATAGAATCCAGCAAAGAAAACGGGTTAATCTTCCTCAAACTCTGACGAGGAGTAAAACGTGCAAAATTCAATAA